The Microbacterium sp. LWH7-1.2 genome window below encodes:
- a CDS encoding ScpA family protein, translating into MALSPDASADSTTGEGFRVALSNFDGPFDLLLTLISKQELDITEVSLSLVTNEFIAYLRDLGPGEELDEASEFLVVAATLLDMKVAGLLPQGELVDAESVALLEARDLLFARLLQYRAFKEVSAWFERCLRREAVRHTRSVRLDEKYRNAVPELVWSLSADDFAALALLAMTPKEIPRIGFDHLHAPLVSIREQAAIVVTLLRDAGALTFRELIAGVGQPGVVVARFLSVLELYRHAALSFEQLEPLGELTLRWSAQRWSDENLATLGADYDR; encoded by the coding sequence GTGGCGCTGTCGCCTGACGCTTCGGCAGACTCAACGACCGGAGAGGGCTTCCGGGTCGCGCTCTCGAACTTCGACGGACCGTTCGACCTCCTCCTCACCCTGATCTCGAAGCAGGAGCTCGACATCACCGAGGTGTCGCTGTCGCTCGTGACCAACGAGTTCATCGCGTACCTTCGTGATCTGGGTCCGGGCGAGGAGCTGGACGAGGCATCCGAGTTCCTCGTCGTCGCCGCGACCCTGCTCGACATGAAGGTGGCCGGTCTCCTGCCGCAGGGCGAGCTCGTCGACGCCGAATCGGTCGCGCTCCTCGAAGCCCGCGATCTGCTGTTCGCGCGGCTGCTGCAGTATCGCGCGTTCAAGGAGGTGTCGGCGTGGTTCGAGCGGTGCCTGCGCCGCGAGGCCGTGCGCCACACGCGCTCGGTGCGCCTGGACGAGAAGTACCGCAACGCCGTGCCGGAACTCGTCTGGTCGCTCAGCGCCGACGACTTCGCGGCGCTCGCGCTGCTGGCCATGACGCCGAAGGAGATCCCGCGCATCGGGTTCGACCATCTGCACGCACCCTTGGTGAGCATCCGCGAGCAGGCCGCGATCGTGGTGACGCTGCTGAGAGATGCCGGCGCCCTGACGTTCCGCGAGCTCATCGCGGGCGTCGGCCAGCCGGGCGTGGTGGTCGCTCGCTTCCTGTCGGTGCTGGAGCTGTACCGCCACGCCGCCCTGTCGTTCGAACAACTCGAGCCGCTCGGCGAGCTGACCCTCCGCTGGAGCGCGCAGCGCTGGAGCGACGAGAACCTCGCCACCTTGGGAGCCGACTATGACCGATGA
- a CDS encoding ParA family protein produces MAGKAQAATKAATGDTPIGPTGRPYQGFPTPPKLDGHGPARIIALCNQKGGVGKTTTTINLAAALAGYGRKVLAVDFDPQGALSAGLGIQTHEIPTIYDLLLDGKRDPHEVIVHTRVENLDVIPANIDLSAAEVHLVNEVAREQTLSRALRKVTGDYDVILIDCQPSLGLLTVNALTASHGVVIPLECEFFALRGVAMLIETIDKVRDRLNPTITLDGVLATMYDARTLHSREVLERVVDAFGDDVLETVIGRTVKFPDASVSGMPITEFAPEHAAAQAYLRLARELVARGAVA; encoded by the coding sequence GTGGCGGGCAAGGCACAGGCGGCGACGAAGGCCGCCACGGGGGACACTCCGATCGGACCCACCGGTCGTCCCTATCAGGGGTTCCCCACCCCGCCGAAGCTCGACGGTCACGGCCCTGCCCGCATCATCGCGCTGTGCAACCAGAAGGGCGGCGTCGGCAAGACGACGACCACCATCAACCTCGCGGCCGCCCTCGCCGGCTACGGCCGGAAGGTGCTCGCGGTCGACTTCGACCCGCAGGGTGCGCTGTCGGCGGGTCTCGGCATCCAGACCCACGAGATCCCGACGATCTACGACCTGCTCCTCGACGGCAAGCGCGACCCGCACGAGGTCATCGTGCACACGCGCGTCGAGAACCTCGACGTGATCCCCGCCAACATCGACCTGTCAGCCGCCGAGGTGCACCTGGTCAACGAGGTCGCGCGCGAGCAGACGCTGTCGAGGGCGCTGCGCAAAGTCACGGGCGACTACGACGTGATCCTCATCGACTGCCAGCCCTCGCTGGGCCTTCTGACGGTGAACGCCCTCACCGCGAGCCACGGTGTGGTCATCCCGCTCGAGTGCGAGTTCTTCGCCCTCCGTGGCGTCGCGATGCTCATCGAGACGATCGACAAGGTGCGCGACCGCCTCAACCCCACGATCACGCTCGACGGCGTGCTCGCCACGATGTACGACGCGCGCACGCTCCACTCGCGCGAGGTGCTCGAGCGCGTGGTCGACGCCTTCGGCGACGACGTGCTCGAGACCGTGATCGGCCGCACCGTCAAGTTCCCGGATGCCTCCGTCTCGGGCATGCCGATCACCGAGTTCGCGCCGGAGCACGCCGCCGCGCAGGCCTACCTGCGGCTGGCGCGGGAGCTGGTCGCCCGTGGCGCTGTCGCCTGA
- the xerD gene encoding site-specific tyrosine recombinase XerD, with amino-acid sequence MQIARAVDSYLRHVAIERGLSENTVAAYRRDLSGYAEWLREQHIDDTAAVTSVTLASFIADRAAAQPPMAASSLARLQSSVRGLHRFLAREGIEPADPSSNLRPPKQPRRLPKALTIEQVESLLDASGPAPATGADVSGSGGAAAGDLLGMRDRALLELLYATGARVSEIVQLDVDDAAHGDVLRVRGKGSKERIVPVGSYARAAVDAYLTRARPELSHRGRSTPRLFLGARGAPLSRQSAWLIIQAAAERAHLTAHVSPHTLRHSFATHLLQGGADVRVVQELLGHASVATTQIYTYVSVDALRDVYATSHPRAR; translated from the coding sequence ATGCAGATCGCTCGGGCGGTGGATTCCTACCTGCGCCACGTCGCGATCGAACGCGGCCTGTCGGAGAACACCGTCGCGGCGTACCGGCGCGACCTCTCCGGCTACGCCGAGTGGCTGCGCGAGCAGCACATCGACGACACCGCCGCGGTCACGTCAGTCACGCTCGCGAGCTTCATCGCCGACCGCGCGGCCGCCCAGCCGCCCATGGCGGCGTCGTCGCTCGCGCGGCTGCAGTCGTCGGTGCGCGGGCTTCACCGATTCCTCGCCCGCGAAGGCATCGAGCCCGCCGACCCGTCGTCGAACCTCCGCCCGCCGAAGCAGCCCCGACGGCTGCCCAAGGCGCTGACGATCGAGCAGGTGGAGAGCCTGCTGGATGCCTCGGGCCCGGCGCCGGCGACCGGGGCCGACGTGTCCGGCAGCGGGGGAGCGGCGGCGGGCGACCTGCTCGGCATGCGCGACCGCGCCCTGCTCGAGCTGCTGTACGCCACCGGCGCGCGTGTGTCGGAGATCGTGCAGCTGGACGTCGACGACGCGGCGCACGGAGACGTGCTCCGCGTCCGCGGCAAGGGCTCGAAGGAGCGCATCGTGCCGGTTGGCTCGTACGCGCGCGCGGCCGTGGACGCCTATCTCACGCGTGCGCGGCCCGAGCTCTCGCATCGCGGGCGTTCGACCCCGAGGCTCTTCCTCGGCGCCCGGGGAGCACCGCTGTCGCGGCAGAGCGCCTGGCTGATCATCCAGGCGGCGGCCGAGCGCGCCCACCTCACTGCGCACGTGTCGCCGCACACGCTGCGGCACTCGTTCGCGACCCACCTGCTGCAGGGCGGCGCCGACGTGCGCGTCGTCCAGGAGCTGCTGGGCCACGCCTCGGTGGCGACGACGCAGATCTACACCTACGTGTCGGTCGACGCCCTCCGCGACGTGTACGCCACGTCGCATCCGCGCGCCCGCTGA
- a CDS encoding NUDIX hydrolase, which produces MPPRGVPAKALLADEPVDATVLDSDLVYQGRVWDVRSDTVAYGDGRIVRQYVDHPGAAAVVAVDDEGRVLLIQQYRHPIRHRDWEIPAGLLDMAGETPLETARRELAEEVDLVASSWEPLVSIFTTPGGNDEIVHLFLARGLTSANEVHAREDEEADIRVEWLPLGDAVAGILAGRLRNGILAVGVLAAAERLRADEHPGV; this is translated from the coding sequence ATGCCGCCCCGCGGCGTGCCCGCGAAAGCGCTCCTCGCCGACGAGCCCGTCGACGCCACGGTCCTCGACAGCGACCTGGTCTACCAGGGCCGGGTGTGGGATGTGCGCAGTGACACCGTCGCCTACGGCGACGGGCGGATCGTGCGCCAGTACGTGGATCATCCCGGCGCGGCCGCGGTCGTGGCGGTGGACGATGAGGGCCGGGTGCTGCTGATCCAGCAGTACCGGCACCCGATCCGCCACCGCGACTGGGAGATCCCGGCCGGCCTGCTGGACATGGCGGGCGAGACGCCGCTCGAGACCGCCCGCCGCGAGCTCGCCGAGGAGGTCGACCTGGTCGCCTCGTCGTGGGAGCCGCTGGTGAGCATCTTCACCACACCCGGCGGGAACGATGAGATCGTCCACCTGTTCCTCGCACGGGGCCTGACCTCCGCGAACGAGGTGCACGCACGGGAGGACGAGGAGGCCGACATCCGGGTGGAGTGGCTGCCGCTCGGCGATGCCGTGGCGGGGATCCTCGCGGGGCGCCTGCGCAACGGCATCCTCGCGGTGGGCGTGCTGGCCGCGGCCGAGCGCCTTCGCGCCGACGAGCATCCGGGAGTCTGA
- a CDS encoding CTP synthase, whose protein sequence is MQTSDSFRGDTSNDTTKHIFVTGGVVSSLGKGLTAASLGNLLTARGLRVVMQKLDPYLNVDPGTMNPFQHGEVFVTDDGAETDLDIGHYERFLDIELSQAANVTTGQIYSQVIAKERRGEYLGDTVQVIPHITDEIKRRMRLQADETPKPDVIITEIGGTVGDIESQPFIESARQIRHELGRNNVFFVHVSLVPFMGASGEQKTKPTQHSVATLRSIGIQPDALVLRSDRPVTESNKRKIALMCDVDEGAVVNAVDVPSIYDIPSLLNEQGLDAYIVRALGLSKAADVDWSRWQRVLNAVHNPKHEVTIGLVGKYIDLPDAYLSVTEALKAGGFAQETHVNIRWIPSDECETPEGAAKALGPLDGIVIPGGFGIRGIEGKIGALKFAREQGIPTLGICLGLQCIVIEYARHVAGIEDASSSEFDPDTQHPVIATMEEQVDILDHGDLGGTMRLGLYPADLAEGSIAAEVYGADRASERHRHRYEVNNRYRDQIAEAGLMFSGINPDLNLVEYVELPRDVHPYYIATQAHPELRSRPTDANPLFRGLVGAALERHRASELFDVEND, encoded by the coding sequence ATGCAGACTTCTGATTCTTTCCGCGGAGACACTTCGAACGACACCACCAAGCACATCTTCGTGACCGGTGGTGTCGTTTCCTCGTTGGGCAAGGGTCTCACCGCGGCCAGCCTCGGAAACCTCCTCACCGCCCGCGGTCTGCGCGTCGTCATGCAGAAGCTCGACCCGTATCTGAACGTCGACCCGGGCACGATGAACCCCTTCCAGCACGGCGAGGTCTTCGTCACCGATGACGGCGCCGAGACCGATCTCGACATCGGCCACTACGAGCGTTTCCTCGACATCGAGCTCAGCCAGGCCGCGAACGTGACCACCGGCCAGATCTATTCGCAGGTCATCGCGAAGGAGCGCCGCGGCGAGTACCTCGGCGACACGGTGCAGGTCATCCCGCACATCACCGACGAGATCAAGCGCCGCATGCGCCTGCAGGCGGACGAGACGCCGAAGCCCGACGTGATCATCACCGAGATCGGCGGCACCGTCGGCGACATCGAGTCGCAGCCGTTCATCGAGTCGGCCCGCCAGATCCGCCACGAGCTGGGCCGCAACAACGTCTTCTTCGTGCACGTCTCGCTGGTGCCCTTCATGGGGGCCTCGGGGGAGCAGAAGACCAAGCCGACGCAGCACTCCGTCGCCACGCTCCGCTCCATCGGCATCCAGCCTGATGCGCTGGTGCTGCGCAGCGACCGCCCCGTCACCGAATCCAACAAGCGCAAGATCGCGCTCATGTGCGACGTCGACGAGGGCGCGGTCGTGAACGCCGTCGATGTGCCGAGCATCTACGACATCCCGTCGTTGCTCAACGAGCAGGGTCTCGACGCGTACATCGTCCGCGCGCTCGGCCTGTCGAAGGCGGCCGACGTCGACTGGTCGCGCTGGCAGCGCGTGCTGAACGCCGTGCACAACCCGAAGCACGAGGTGACGATCGGCCTGGTCGGCAAGTACATCGATCTGCCCGACGCGTACCTCTCCGTCACGGAGGCCCTCAAGGCGGGCGGCTTCGCGCAGGAGACGCACGTCAACATCCGCTGGATCCCCTCCGACGAGTGCGAGACGCCGGAGGGGGCCGCGAAGGCGCTGGGTCCGCTCGACGGCATCGTGATCCCCGGCGGCTTCGGCATCCGCGGCATCGAGGGCAAGATCGGCGCGTTGAAGTTCGCGCGCGAGCAGGGCATCCCGACGCTCGGCATCTGCCTCGGCCTGCAGTGCATCGTGATCGAGTACGCCCGTCACGTCGCCGGGATCGAGGACGCCTCGTCGAGCGAGTTCGACCCCGACACGCAGCATCCGGTCATCGCCACCATGGAGGAGCAGGTCGACATCCTCGACCACGGCGACCTGGGCGGCACGATGCGTCTGGGCCTGTACCCCGCGGACCTCGCGGAGGGCTCCATCGCGGCCGAGGTGTACGGCGCGGACCGCGCGTCGGAGCGCCACCGCCACCGCTACGAGGTGAACAACCGCTACCGCGACCAGATCGCGGAGGCGGGCCTGATGTTCTCGGGCATCAACCCCGATCTCAACCTCGTGGAGTACGTCGAGCTGCCGCGCGATGTGCACCCCTACTACATCGCGACGCAGGCGCACCCCGAGCTGCGCTCGCGTCCGACGGACGCCAACCCGCTGTTCCGCGGTCTCGTCGGCGCCGCGCTCGAGCGGCACCGCGCGAGCGAGCTCTTCGACGTCGAGAACGACTGA
- the recN gene encoding DNA repair protein RecN — translation MIEEMRLRDLGVIAEATLPIGAGFTAITGETGAGKTMVVTGLGLLLGQRADSGAVRAGAAQATVDGVWIVPEDGPVAARVREAGGDVEPIGGGRAELYIGRSISSEGRGRASVGGRAAPAGVLADLADELVVVHGQSDQLRLRSAAAQRDALDRFGGETVHSARDAYRRAFEHWRAIDRELSQLTDDRDARAREADDLRAQLAEIEQAAPESGEDAELATRAERLANAEELRVAAATAHDGLSGDGDEPDAGALLAEARRALERVHDPVLAELSGQLADVGYRVADIAAALAGYLADLDESGPHELAAVEERRAVLAGLVRAHGTLDAAIELLDTGSSRLAELDDDSDRIDRLTAERDAAASVLDETAGTLTAARTDAAARLGAAVTTELRALAMPDARLEVAVTAGTESASGRDDVAILLAPHPGAEPRAVSRGASGGELSRVMLAIEVVIAAVDPVPTFVFDEVDAGIGGAAAIEVGRRLARLSESSQVIAVTHLAQVAAFAANHLTVVKANDGSVTASDVRRLDGADREAEMARLLSGMPDSDAALTHARELLSLRTEVD, via the coding sequence GTGATCGAGGAGATGCGCCTGCGGGATCTCGGCGTGATCGCCGAGGCGACGCTGCCGATCGGAGCGGGATTCACGGCGATCACCGGTGAGACCGGCGCCGGCAAGACGATGGTCGTGACGGGACTCGGGCTGCTGCTCGGCCAGCGCGCCGATTCCGGCGCCGTGCGCGCCGGCGCCGCTCAGGCGACCGTCGACGGTGTGTGGATCGTTCCCGAGGACGGACCCGTCGCCGCGCGCGTGCGCGAGGCGGGTGGCGACGTCGAGCCGATCGGCGGCGGCCGCGCGGAGCTGTACATCGGGCGCTCGATCTCCAGTGAGGGCCGCGGGCGCGCCTCGGTCGGCGGGCGAGCCGCGCCGGCCGGCGTGCTCGCCGACCTCGCTGACGAACTCGTCGTGGTTCACGGACAGTCCGACCAGCTCCGGTTGCGCTCCGCAGCCGCCCAGCGGGACGCGCTCGACCGCTTCGGCGGCGAGACCGTCCACTCCGCGCGCGACGCCTACCGCCGCGCCTTCGAGCACTGGCGTGCGATCGACCGCGAACTGTCGCAGCTCACCGACGATCGCGACGCGCGGGCGCGCGAGGCCGACGACCTGCGTGCGCAGCTCGCCGAGATCGAGCAGGCGGCACCCGAGTCCGGCGAGGACGCCGAGCTCGCGACTCGCGCCGAGCGCCTGGCGAACGCCGAGGAGCTCCGCGTCGCGGCGGCGACCGCCCATGATGGACTGTCCGGCGACGGTGACGAACCCGACGCCGGGGCCCTGCTCGCGGAGGCGCGTCGCGCCCTCGAGCGGGTCCACGACCCGGTGCTCGCGGAACTCTCCGGTCAGCTCGCCGATGTCGGTTACCGCGTCGCCGACATCGCCGCGGCGCTCGCGGGCTACCTCGCCGACCTCGACGAATCCGGTCCGCACGAACTCGCCGCCGTCGAGGAGCGCCGCGCCGTGCTCGCAGGCCTGGTCCGCGCGCACGGCACCCTGGACGCCGCCATCGAGCTGCTCGACACCGGTTCCTCTCGGCTCGCCGAACTCGACGACGACTCCGATCGCATCGACCGGCTGACGGCGGAGCGGGATGCCGCAGCATCCGTCCTCGACGAGACCGCCGGAACGCTCACCGCGGCGCGCACAGACGCAGCCGCGCGGCTGGGCGCGGCGGTGACCACCGAGCTGCGGGCGCTCGCGATGCCCGATGCGCGCCTCGAGGTCGCCGTCACGGCGGGCACCGAGTCCGCGTCGGGACGCGACGACGTCGCCATCCTGCTCGCCCCGCACCCCGGCGCCGAGCCGCGAGCCGTGTCGCGCGGCGCGAGCGGCGGCGAGCTCAGCCGCGTCATGCTCGCGATCGAGGTCGTGATCGCGGCCGTCGACCCCGTGCCGACGTTCGTGTTCGACGAGGTGGACGCCGGGATCGGCGGCGCCGCCGCGATCGAGGTCGGCCGGCGTCTCGCGCGCCTCTCGGAGTCGTCGCAGGTCATCGCCGTCACCCACCTCGCGCAGGTGGCGGCCTTCGCGGCCAACCACCTGACCGTGGTGAAGGCGAACGACGGCTCGGTCACGGCATCCGACGTCCGTCGCCTGGACGGTGCCGATCGCGAGGCCGAGATGGCGCGCCTGCTGTCGGGCATGCCCGATTCCGATGCGGCGCTCACGCACGCACGCGAGTTGCTCAGCCTTCGCACCGAAGTCGACTGA
- a CDS encoding NAD kinase, translated as MNDVDTQAERSILVVAHAHRAETVAAAERVVAALRAAGARPVLALDDGEDLVQAGPSLADVAVLGMDVPVADIELAIVLGGDGTILRAAELVRDGSAPVLGINMGHVGFLAEIERDDMDEAVRRVIAREYEVEERMALQVRVKDTGDSVIYETWALNEATVEKASRERLLEVVIEIDGRPLSSFGCDGMVVSTPTGSTAYNFSAGGPVIWPTVEAIAVVPLSAHALFAKPLVVGPEHSVAIEVLERTNGTGILWCDGRRSHDLPPGARVVVRRSDRPVRLARLHPAQFTDRLVRKFRLPVEGWRGPAAITGVMPTHAKRATDAATSADRESSAVGIEVAT; from the coding sequence ATGAACGACGTCGACACACAGGCCGAGCGCAGCATCCTGGTGGTGGCGCACGCCCATCGCGCCGAGACCGTCGCTGCGGCCGAGCGGGTCGTCGCCGCGCTGCGCGCCGCCGGCGCGCGCCCCGTGCTCGCCCTCGACGACGGCGAGGACCTGGTGCAGGCGGGTCCTTCGCTGGCCGATGTCGCGGTGCTCGGCATGGACGTGCCGGTGGCCGACATCGAGCTCGCCATCGTCCTCGGCGGCGACGGGACGATCCTGCGGGCGGCGGAGCTGGTGCGTGACGGCAGCGCCCCGGTGCTCGGCATCAACATGGGCCACGTCGGGTTCCTCGCCGAGATCGAGCGCGACGACATGGACGAAGCCGTCCGTCGCGTGATCGCGCGCGAGTACGAGGTCGAGGAGCGCATGGCGCTCCAGGTGCGGGTCAAGGACACCGGCGACTCCGTCATCTACGAGACGTGGGCGCTCAACGAGGCGACGGTCGAGAAGGCCAGCCGCGAGCGTCTCCTCGAGGTCGTCATCGAGATCGACGGACGTCCGCTGTCGAGCTTCGGCTGCGACGGCATGGTCGTCTCGACGCCCACAGGCTCGACCGCTTACAACTTCTCCGCCGGCGGACCCGTCATCTGGCCGACCGTCGAGGCGATCGCCGTCGTGCCGCTGTCAGCGCACGCGCTGTTCGCCAAACCTCTCGTCGTCGGGCCGGAGCACTCGGTGGCGATCGAGGTGCTCGAGCGCACCAACGGCACCGGCATCCTGTGGTGCGACGGGCGCCGCTCGCACGACCTGCCGCCGGGTGCGCGCGTGGTGGTGCGGCGGTCCGACCGCCCGGTGCGCCTCGCGCGCCTGCACCCCGCCCAGTTCACCGACCGCCTCGTGCGCAAGTTCCGCCTGCCGGTCGAGGGGTGGCGCGGTCCGGCTGCGATCACCGGCGTCATGCCCACGCACGCGAAGCGGGCAACGGATGCTGCCACCTCCGCCGATCGCGAGTCCAGCGCCGTCGGTATCGAGGTCGCCACGTGA
- a CDS encoding TlyA family RNA methyltransferase has translation MTSRLDAALAARGLARSRTHAATLIAEGLVMVDGRAVVKASTPVGDDSLIEVAASDHYVSRAAHKLIAGLDAFEVDVRGRAALDMGASTGGFTQVLRERGAEPVIAVDVGHGQLAASVAEDRGVVAVEGFNVRYMTPDTLAAASGVSEAPSVITGDLSFISLTHVLPAARGVAASDADLVLLIKPQFEVGRTAVKGGLVTNPVLRADAVARVLWSAWDAGLGTCGVVCSPIAGTHGNSEFIAHLAPGRGSNPTEWLSTVNRLAGSR, from the coding sequence ATGACGAGCCGCCTCGACGCCGCTCTCGCCGCCCGGGGCCTCGCGCGCTCGCGCACCCACGCCGCGACTCTCATCGCCGAAGGACTGGTCATGGTCGACGGGCGTGCGGTGGTCAAGGCCTCGACGCCCGTCGGCGACGATTCCCTGATCGAAGTGGCGGCGTCCGATCACTACGTCAGCCGTGCTGCGCACAAGCTCATCGCGGGCCTCGACGCGTTCGAGGTCGACGTGCGCGGCCGTGCGGCGCTCGACATGGGCGCGTCCACCGGTGGCTTCACCCAGGTGCTGCGCGAGCGCGGCGCCGAGCCGGTGATCGCGGTGGATGTCGGTCACGGGCAGCTCGCAGCATCGGTCGCCGAAGATCGTGGGGTCGTCGCCGTCGAGGGGTTCAACGTCCGCTACATGACGCCGGACACCCTCGCCGCGGCGAGCGGCGTCTCCGAGGCGCCCTCGGTGATCACGGGCGATCTGTCCTTCATCTCGCTCACGCATGTGCTGCCCGCGGCGCGCGGGGTCGCGGCATCCGATGCCGATCTCGTGCTGCTGATCAAGCCGCAGTTCGAAGTCGGGCGCACCGCCGTGAAGGGCGGCCTCGTGACCAACCCCGTGCTGCGCGCGGACGCCGTTGCGCGTGTGCTGTGGTCGGCGTGGGACGCCGGGCTCGGCACCTGCGGTGTCGTGTGCTCCCCGATCGCGGGAACGCACGGCAATTCCGAGTTCATCGCGCACCTCGCACCGGGGCGGGGGAGCAATCCGACAGAATGGTTGAGCACCGTGAACCGACTGGCGGGGAGCCGATGA
- a CDS encoding HAD-IIA family hydrolase, whose protein sequence is MALFGRRATTPAPLDGVDVVLADLDGVVYAGAGALPHAVESLNRARDGRALAYITNNAARTDASVAAHLSELGLATTPRDVVTSPQAAMRLLADRITPGSTVLVVGGDGLVVEVEKAGFVVTRSADDAPSAVVQGFAPEVGWTQLAEAAFALKTPEEDGGIPWVATNTDWTIPQSRGIAPGNGTLVSAVHTAVGRLATVAGKPEVPIFQEAVARFEARHPLFLGDRLDTDILGANRAGIRSALVLTGVDRPKHVLAAPENSRPTYILGDLRELHEPYPEVHVKDGVATVRGARVAIDGPDVRILSEGDDPVDLVRAGAAAIWSTGRAIFGFRVPERLYADPFHRP, encoded by the coding sequence ATGGCGCTGTTCGGGCGGCGGGCTACGACGCCCGCCCCGCTCGACGGTGTCGACGTGGTGCTGGCCGACCTCGACGGGGTCGTCTACGCGGGTGCCGGCGCTCTGCCGCACGCGGTCGAGAGCCTCAACCGCGCCCGCGACGGCCGTGCCCTCGCCTACATCACGAACAATGCGGCGCGCACGGATGCCTCGGTCGCGGCGCATCTGAGCGAGCTCGGGCTCGCGACGACTCCGCGTGACGTCGTGACCAGCCCGCAGGCCGCGATGCGGCTGCTCGCGGACAGGATCACGCCCGGATCGACGGTGCTCGTCGTCGGTGGCGACGGTCTCGTCGTCGAGGTGGAGAAGGCCGGCTTCGTCGTGACGCGCAGCGCCGACGACGCGCCGTCGGCGGTCGTGCAGGGGTTCGCGCCGGAGGTGGGCTGGACCCAGCTCGCGGAGGCGGCGTTCGCGCTCAAGACGCCCGAAGAGGACGGCGGCATCCCGTGGGTGGCGACGAACACCGACTGGACGATCCCGCAGTCGCGCGGCATCGCCCCCGGCAACGGCACCCTGGTCTCCGCGGTGCACACGGCCGTCGGTCGGCTCGCGACCGTCGCCGGCAAGCCCGAGGTGCCGATCTTCCAGGAGGCCGTCGCGCGGTTCGAGGCGCGGCATCCGCTGTTCCTGGGCGACCGTCTCGATACCGACATCCTCGGCGCCAACCGTGCCGGAATCCGCTCCGCGCTCGTCCTCACGGGCGTGGACCGGCCCAAGCACGTGCTGGCCGCGCCCGAGAACTCGCGGCCGACGTACATCCTCGGCGACCTTCGTGAACTCCACGAGCCGTACCCCGAGGTGCACGTGAAGGACGGCGTGGCGACGGTGCGCGGCGCCCGCGTCGCGATCGACGGTCCCGACGTCCGCATCCTCAGCGAGGGCGATGATCCGGTTGATCTCGTGCGTGCGGGTGCGGCGGCGATCTGGTCGACCGGGCGGGCGATCTTCGGCTTCCGCGTGCCCGAGCGGCTGTACGCGGATCCGTTCCACCGTCCGTGA